Proteins found in one Tamandua tetradactyla isolate mTamTet1 chromosome 1, mTamTet1.pri, whole genome shotgun sequence genomic segment:
- the MTERF1 gene encoding transcription termination factor 1, mitochondrial produces MRTPLSLRQMSLLKGLSYLTILAPRNLVYMRSNFLFGSRCWMTQFSTEMLFKSFSFRHYSVKYDNMASEPLENDELLNNLLIMGVDIDMAKKRQPGVFNRIVTNEQDLKIFLLSKGASKEVIASIISRYPRAITRTPENLSKRWDLWRKIMTSDLDIVNILERSPESFFRSSNNLNLENNIKFLYSVGLTRKCLCRLLTNAPRTFSNSLDLNKQMVELLQNVCLSLGHNDPTDFVRKIIFKNPFILIQSTKRVKTNIEFLQSTFSLNNEELLALICGPGAEILDLSNDYAKRNYTNIKEKLFSLGSTKEEVRKFVLNYPDVIFLAEKKFNDKIDCLIQEKINISQIIENPRVLDSSISTLKNRLKELVAAGYNLSTSNIALLSWSQKRYKAKLEKLNG; encoded by the coding sequence ATATATGAGAAGTAACTTTCTCTTTGGTTCAAGATGTTGGATGACCCAATTTTCAACAGAAATGCTCttcaaatcattttcttttaggCATTATAGTGTAAAGTATGATAATATGGCCAGTGAGCCTTTAGAGAATGATGAGCTTCTGAACAACTTACTTATAATGGGAGTGGATATTGACATGGCGAAGAAAAGACAGCCTGGAGTTTTTAATAGGATAGTTACTAATGAACAGGACCTGAAGATATTTCTTTTGTCCAAAGGAGCTAGCAAAGAAGTGATTGCTAGCATCATATCAAGATATCCACGAGCCATAACACGCACACCTGAAAATCTTTCAAAACGATGGGATCTGTGGAGAAAGATTATGACATCAGATCTTGacattgtaaatattttggaACGTTCTCCTGAATCTTTTTTTCGGTCCAGTAACAACCTAAacttagaaaataatataaaattcctCTATTCAGTTGGATTGACCCGTAAATGCCTTTGTCGATTGTTGACTAATGCCCCACGTACCTTCTCTAACAGTCTTGATCTGAATAAACAGATGGTTGAACTTTTGCAAAATGTCTGTTTGTCCTTGGGTCACAATGATCCCACAGATTTTGTcagaaagataatttttaaaaatcctttcatCTTAATTCAGAGCACCAAACGGGTGAAAACTAACattgaatttttacagtcaactTTCAGCTTGAACAATGAGGAGTTGCTTGCTCTAATATGTGGTCCTGGAGCTGAAATCCTAGACCTTTCCAATGACTATGCTAAAAGAAACTACACAAATATCAAAGAGAAGCTGTTTTCTCTTGGTAGTACCAAAGAAGAGGTACGGAAGTTTGTCTTAAACTATCCAGATGTGATCTTCTTGGCAGAGAAAAAGTTTAATGATAAAATAGACTGCCTCAtacaagaaaaaattaacatttcaCAAATAATTGAAAACCCTCGAGTCCTAGATTCAAGCataagtactttaaaaaatcGACTCAAAGAACTGGTTGCTGCTGGCTATAATCTGAGTACATCCAACATTGCTCTTCTGTCTTGGAGTCAAAAAAGATATAAAGCTAAATTGGAAAAGTTAAATGGATAG